The Microbacterium limosum genome contains a region encoding:
- a CDS encoding multicopper oxidase family protein: protein MLTRRGLLGVGVGAAAAIVLASCAPEARWVQPAGQQVAGTERARGGTGRVTAVELIAAAATLDLAGTPASTWAFGGVPAPVIRLGAGDTLRATVRNRLEADTSVHWHGLALRNDMDGVPPVTQAPIGPGGEFVYEFVAPHPGTYWFHPHVGPQLDHGLYGALIVEDPDEPVTWDDEWVLILDDWLDGVTATPDQVLSDLSAGMGDMGGMGDMFMRMGNLLMGATSDLLGGDAGDVYYPHYLINGKPTADPAQFTGTPGARVRIRVINAGSDTAFRFAVGGHRLTITHTDGFPVDPVEVDSILIGMGERYDLQVTLGDGVFPVVADAEGKQDRAFALLRTGAGTAPASDVPVAELGTGRVGTAAGLSATAAVALHQASPDRVVHLALTGGMEAYDWGIDGRRFDMNDPLRDAHAISEGERVQLRIRNDTEMWHPFHLHGHTYQHANGGPRKDTSIILPGQTLTVDFDADNPGLWVAHCHNIYHAETGMTTVLGYRS, encoded by the coding sequence ATGCTGACCCGCCGGGGGCTGCTCGGCGTCGGCGTCGGCGCGGCCGCGGCGATCGTGCTGGCCTCCTGCGCCCCCGAGGCGCGCTGGGTGCAGCCTGCCGGTCAGCAGGTGGCCGGGACGGAGCGCGCTCGGGGAGGCACCGGGCGGGTCACCGCGGTGGAGCTGATCGCCGCGGCGGCCACCCTGGACCTCGCCGGCACGCCGGCGTCCACATGGGCGTTCGGCGGGGTCCCCGCCCCGGTGATCCGGCTGGGAGCGGGCGACACCCTCAGAGCGACGGTCCGCAACCGGCTCGAGGCGGATACGTCCGTGCACTGGCACGGGCTCGCCCTCCGCAACGACATGGACGGGGTGCCGCCGGTCACCCAGGCCCCGATCGGGCCGGGCGGGGAGTTCGTGTACGAGTTCGTCGCCCCGCATCCGGGCACCTACTGGTTCCACCCGCACGTGGGCCCCCAGCTGGACCACGGCCTGTACGGCGCGCTGATCGTGGAGGACCCGGACGAGCCGGTCACGTGGGACGACGAATGGGTGCTGATCCTCGACGACTGGCTCGACGGGGTCACCGCCACCCCCGACCAGGTCCTCTCGGACCTGTCGGCGGGGATGGGCGACATGGGCGGGATGGGCGACATGTTCATGCGGATGGGGAACCTGCTGATGGGCGCCACCTCCGACCTGCTCGGCGGCGACGCCGGTGACGTCTACTACCCGCATTACCTCATCAACGGGAAGCCGACAGCGGACCCCGCACAGTTCACCGGCACCCCCGGAGCACGGGTGCGGATCCGTGTCATCAACGCCGGCAGCGACACCGCGTTCCGATTCGCCGTCGGCGGCCACCGGCTAACGATCACCCACACCGACGGGTTCCCCGTGGACCCGGTCGAGGTCGACAGCATCCTGATCGGGATGGGCGAACGCTACGACCTGCAGGTCACCCTGGGCGACGGGGTGTTCCCCGTCGTCGCCGACGCGGAAGGAAAGCAGGATCGCGCGTTCGCGCTGCTGCGCACCGGCGCCGGCACGGCACCGGCCAGCGACGTCCCCGTCGCCGAGCTCGGGACCGGCAGGGTCGGCACCGCTGCCGGGCTGAGCGCGACCGCCGCCGTCGCCCTGCACCAGGCATCCCCCGACCGGGTCGTGCACCTCGCGCTGACCGGGGGGATGGAGGCGTACGACTGGGGGATCGACGGGCGCCGGTTCGACATGAACGACCCGTTGCGGGACGCGCACGCGATCAGCGAGGGGGAGCGGGTGCAGCTGCGGATTCGCAACGACACCGAGATGTGGCATCCGTTCCACCTGCACGGCCACACCTACCAGCACGCGAACGGCGGCCCCCGGAAGGACACCTCGATCATCCTCCCGGGCCAGACCCTGACGGTCGACTTCGACGCCGACAACCCCGGTCTGTGGGTCGCGCACTGCCACAACATCTACCACGCTGAGACCGGCATGACCACGGTGCTCGGATACCGGTCATGA
- the lnt gene encoding apolipoprotein N-acyltransferase, with protein MTSRTDTPRQLFPLLPLWAALAVAAGAGLLMDLAYPQAGVWVAAPIAAGLLLCALIGRSAAGALGVGAVFGAVFFALLVSWTSRYLGPVPWLALTVVQAALTAVGVIPLTLAYRWMPRIAPGRTGRMLLLPLLLAALWTGREILMGAWPYGGFPWARLGMTQAESPVATISSWAGVSGLSFAIVFAVAVTIEWVRVSGWRRTASAALPVVIAGILMLVPAFPTTGSGTMRIGAVQGNGPSGYFDEREPGAIARAQAEASIAVEGEDLDLLVWPEGLDGDPFQDARLARELTGVAERAGAPLLANAATVVGDDAYNTSFLWDLPTGAAAPRRADVQTHAKRHPVPFGEYVPDREFYNALAPDLVGLIQREYTHGTDPPVVIVDGTPVGLAICFDVIYDDVIAESVRAGAQVLVFQTNNADFRDTDENLQQLAFARMRAIETGRSVVNVSTVGTSQIIAPDGTTVDSLPAGTAGALVADVELRTGTTPGVLLGPVLAGIILWGGIGALALTGVLSRVTRSRATDEPALTPAGAGAGS; from the coding sequence ATGACCTCGCGCACAGACACACCCCGGCAGCTCTTCCCGCTGCTGCCGTTGTGGGCGGCGCTCGCGGTCGCAGCCGGGGCCGGGTTGCTGATGGACCTTGCCTACCCGCAGGCCGGGGTGTGGGTGGCCGCGCCGATCGCTGCCGGGCTGCTGTTGTGCGCGCTGATCGGACGCAGCGCAGCGGGCGCCCTCGGCGTCGGCGCGGTCTTCGGGGCGGTGTTCTTCGCGCTGCTGGTGTCGTGGACCTCCCGCTACCTCGGGCCGGTGCCGTGGCTGGCGTTGACCGTCGTGCAGGCTGCGCTCACCGCGGTCGGGGTGATCCCGCTGACCCTCGCCTACCGGTGGATGCCGCGCATCGCCCCGGGCCGGACGGGGCGGATGCTGCTGCTGCCGCTGCTGCTGGCGGCGCTGTGGACGGGCCGGGAGATCCTGATGGGGGCGTGGCCGTACGGCGGGTTCCCGTGGGCGCGGCTGGGGATGACGCAGGCGGAGAGCCCCGTCGCGACCATCTCCTCCTGGGCCGGGGTGAGCGGGCTGAGCTTCGCGATCGTGTTCGCGGTCGCCGTGACGATCGAGTGGGTGCGCGTGTCGGGATGGCGGCGGACGGCATCGGCAGCGCTTCCCGTGGTGATCGCCGGCATCCTGATGCTCGTGCCGGCGTTCCCGACGACGGGGTCGGGAACGATGCGGATCGGCGCGGTGCAGGGCAACGGACCCTCCGGCTACTTCGACGAACGCGAACCGGGTGCGATCGCACGCGCGCAGGCTGAGGCGAGCATCGCGGTGGAGGGGGAGGACCTCGATCTGCTGGTGTGGCCGGAGGGACTGGACGGCGACCCGTTCCAGGACGCCCGCCTGGCCCGTGAGCTCACCGGGGTCGCGGAGCGGGCCGGCGCGCCGCTGCTGGCCAACGCCGCCACGGTCGTCGGCGACGATGCCTACAACACCTCGTTCCTCTGGGACCTGCCGACCGGGGCTGCCGCGCCGCGTCGCGCCGACGTGCAGACGCACGCGAAGCGCCACCCGGTCCCGTTCGGGGAGTATGTGCCCGACCGGGAGTTCTACAACGCCCTCGCCCCCGATCTGGTGGGGCTCATCCAGCGGGAGTACACGCACGGCACCGACCCTCCCGTGGTGATCGTCGACGGGACGCCGGTGGGGCTGGCGATCTGCTTCGACGTGATCTACGACGACGTGATCGCCGAGAGCGTCCGGGCGGGCGCCCAGGTGCTGGTGTTCCAGACCAACAACGCCGACTTCCGCGACACCGACGAGAACCTGCAGCAGCTCGCGTTCGCCCGGATGCGAGCGATCGAGACCGGCCGCAGCGTCGTGAACGTCTCCACTGTCGGCACCAGCCAGATCATCGCGCCCGACGGCACCACCGTCGACTCCCTGCCCGCCGGGACCGCGGGCGCGCTGGTCGCCGACGTGGAGCTTCGCACCGGAACCACCCCCGGTGTCCTGCTCGGCCCTGTGCTGGCCGGGATCATCCTGTGGGGCGGTATCGGTGCCCTGGCCCTCACGGGCGTGCTCAGCAGGGTCACGCGTTCTCGCGCGACCGACGAGCCGGCGCTCACGCCGGCAGGCGCTGGGGCGGGATCGTGA
- the lgt gene encoding prolipoprotein diacylglyceryl transferase yields the protein MIGAFIPSPDVTGFAVGPFTIRFYAVFIIAGIVIAVWLTSHRLRQRGAPAGVVVDVALWAVPAGIVGGRLYHVLTHPADYFYEGADLWRVLYVWEGGLAIFGAILAGSVAAWLACRRAGIRFLSFADALAPGLLIAQAIGRWGNYVNQELFGAPTTLPWGLQIDPANHAFPPGLPPDTLFHPLFLYEMLWNLAGAAAILLIERRVPLRWGKALGAYLIVYGTGRAWLEALRLDPTGLLLWGVKVNLLMAALIAVAGVALIVVQSRRHPEPEPSPYLPGRAPTPGATVPGPPIDVREGAPG from the coding sequence ATGATCGGCGCGTTCATCCCCAGCCCGGACGTCACCGGGTTCGCGGTGGGGCCGTTCACGATCCGCTTCTACGCGGTGTTCATCATCGCCGGGATCGTGATCGCCGTCTGGCTCACCTCCCACCGGCTGCGGCAGCGCGGCGCACCAGCGGGTGTCGTGGTCGACGTCGCCCTGTGGGCGGTTCCGGCCGGGATCGTCGGCGGCCGGCTCTACCACGTGCTCACCCACCCCGCGGACTACTTCTACGAGGGCGCGGACCTGTGGCGGGTGCTGTACGTGTGGGAGGGCGGTCTGGCGATCTTCGGAGCGATCCTCGCCGGCAGCGTCGCCGCGTGGCTCGCGTGCCGGCGTGCCGGCATCCGGTTCCTCTCGTTCGCGGACGCCCTCGCGCCCGGGCTGCTGATCGCGCAGGCGATCGGCAGGTGGGGCAACTACGTCAACCAGGAGTTGTTCGGCGCCCCCACCACGTTGCCGTGGGGGCTGCAGATCGACCCCGCGAACCACGCCTTCCCGCCCGGGCTGCCCCCGGACACCCTGTTCCACCCGCTGTTCCTGTACGAGATGCTGTGGAACCTCGCCGGTGCGGCCGCGATCCTGCTGATCGAACGCAGAGTGCCGTTGCGGTGGGGCAAGGCGCTCGGCGCGTACCTGATCGTCTACGGCACCGGCCGCGCCTGGCTCGAGGCGCTGCGCCTGGATCCGACCGGGCTGCTGCTGTGGGGTGTGAAGGTCAACCTGCTGATGGCCGCCCTCATCGCCGTCGCCGGCGTCGCGCTGATCGTCGTGCAGTCCCGCCGCCACCCGGAACCGGAACCGTCGCCGTACCTGCCCGGACGCGCTCCCACCCCTGGCGCGACGGTGCCGGGGCCACCTATCGACGTACGGGAAGGAGCACCCGGATGA
- a CDS encoding NAD(P)/FAD-dependent oxidoreductase has product MMPAGLSHRRAIIVGAGQSGLAVAAALIGQGLRPQQDFVMIDAAPAGQRSWSSRWHSLTLLSDAAHSALPHHRIPGDPARHLRGDEIADYLDDVQRQLGVKPVWDVRAISVERRGTGPTLQLSTTVGDVQTRNVVCATGAAAHPRVPAWAASLQLPGAMMHSGDYRYPRQIPPGDVLIVGGGNSGVQIARDLLGSHTVTLSVRAHRGQLPLTAFPAEGSARAWLRRRRPEPVFGDSYQKLRRAGVRVTPAVTAADSVTVMLADSTRIAPRSVVLATGFEPADDWLPDPVRTTPARFPSTAMPGLFVAGIPRYSRPGADTLDKVSRDATIIARRIADRP; this is encoded by the coding sequence ATGATGCCGGCGGGGCTGTCCCATCGGCGGGCGATCATCGTCGGCGCCGGACAGTCGGGACTGGCCGTCGCCGCCGCGCTGATCGGGCAAGGACTGCGGCCACAGCAAGACTTCGTCATGATCGACGCCGCCCCCGCGGGGCAGCGGAGCTGGTCGTCACGCTGGCACTCGCTGACCCTGCTCAGCGACGCCGCCCACAGTGCGCTCCCTCACCACCGCATACCCGGCGACCCGGCACGGCACCTACGCGGCGATGAGATCGCCGACTACCTCGATGACGTTCAGAGGCAGCTAGGCGTGAAGCCGGTCTGGGACGTACGAGCGATCAGCGTGGAACGCCGCGGGACGGGCCCGACCCTGCAGCTGTCCACCACCGTCGGCGACGTGCAGACCCGCAACGTCGTCTGCGCCACAGGCGCGGCCGCTCACCCACGCGTACCCGCGTGGGCGGCCTCGCTGCAGCTACCCGGGGCGATGATGCACAGCGGCGACTACCGGTACCCGCGCCAGATACCCCCTGGTGACGTGCTGATCGTGGGCGGAGGAAACAGCGGCGTTCAGATCGCCCGGGATCTTCTCGGATCCCACACGGTCACGCTCTCGGTACGCGCCCACCGCGGCCAACTGCCGTTGACTGCCTTCCCCGCCGAAGGAAGCGCACGGGCGTGGTTGCGTCGACGGCGACCCGAGCCCGTATTCGGCGACAGCTACCAGAAGCTGCGTCGCGCCGGCGTTCGCGTAACGCCGGCGGTGACCGCTGCCGACTCCGTGACCGTGATGCTGGCCGACAGCACGCGCATCGCCCCCCGTTCGGTGGTCCTCGCTACCGGCTTCGAGCCCGCAGACGACTGGCTCCCCGACCCCGTGCGCACCACACCGGCACGATTCCCGTCCACAGCCATGCCCGGGCTGTTCGTCGCGGGCATCCCCCGGTACAGCAGACCCGGCGCCGACACGCTCGACAAGGTATCGCGGGACGCCACGATCATCGCACGCAGGATCGCCGACCGACCATGA
- a CDS encoding PIN domain-containing protein, which translates to MARLILDTNALIQLDRQGPGAWPVSESDDLAISAITLAELRHGVLAADATRRQAREQFVHDVEETIEVLPYTRATAAEHAALLDYVRRAGSPRGAHDLIIAAHARQTGRQVVSLDLKARFSDLPGLDVAV; encoded by the coding sequence GTGGCGCGACTGATCCTCGACACCAACGCCCTGATCCAGCTCGATCGGCAAGGGCCGGGTGCCTGGCCGGTCTCGGAGTCCGACGACCTCGCCATCTCGGCGATCACGCTCGCCGAGCTGCGGCACGGCGTCCTGGCCGCGGACGCGACTCGCCGGCAGGCGCGCGAGCAGTTCGTCCACGACGTCGAGGAGACGATCGAAGTCCTGCCGTACACGAGAGCTACGGCAGCAGAACACGCGGCACTGCTCGACTACGTCCGGCGCGCGGGAAGCCCGCGCGGCGCCCACGACCTCATCATCGCTGCGCACGCACGACAGACCGGCCGTCAGGTCGTCTCCCTCGACCTCAAGGCACGCTTCAGCGACCTACCCGGCCTCGACGTCGCCGTCTAG
- a CDS encoding type II toxin-antitoxin system prevent-host-death family antitoxin, translating into MTTVSARDASRGFSALLDHVEHDGEEYTVVRDGRVIARIVPAASRTIAGFLARRAGRPPLDDDFAADAVSARELLAVDASDPWRD; encoded by the coding sequence ATGACCACCGTTTCCGCACGAGACGCCTCCCGGGGGTTCTCCGCGCTGCTCGACCACGTCGAGCACGACGGCGAGGAGTACACCGTCGTGCGCGACGGCAGGGTGATCGCCCGGATCGTGCCGGCCGCCAGCCGCACGATCGCCGGCTTCCTCGCCCGCCGCGCCGGACGCCCGCCGCTCGACGACGACTTCGCCGCCGACGCCGTGAGCGCGCGCGAGCTCCTGGCCGTGGACGCGTCCGACCCGTGGCGCGACTGA